GCGCCGCCGGCCGAGGCCGGGCCGGCCCGCCGGATGGCGGTGGCCGGAGCGGCCCTGGAACTGTACGGCGCGCACCGGGTGGAGACCCGCCTCGGCCTGCTCAGCGAGCCCTACCGGCGGGGCCGGCCGGGTCGTCTGCTGCGCGCCGGTCGGCTGCTGACGGCGGCCGGGGTGGCCGGCGCGCTGCTCGGGCGGCGCAGCCGGGTGGCCGGTGCGTTCTCCGGCGCCGCGCTGCTGGCCGCCTCCGTGGCGACCCGGTTCGGCATCTTCTACGGCGGCGTCGCGTCCGCCCGCGACCCCCGCTACACCGTGGTGCCGCAGCGCGAGCGGCTCGAAGCCCGCCGGACCGAGGGCGGATCTGTCACCTGACCGGGCGGCACGGCCCGTGCTGTGATCGAATGTCCGATGGAGGCGTTCAGGCGGCTGGTGCCCCTCCCGGTCTTCAAAACCGGTGTGGTCCGGGACCCGGGCCAGGCGGGTTCGATTCCCGTCCGCTTCCGCCAAACAGGCGGCAGGAGATGACGCGATGGGTGACGGCCCGGTGGACCCGCGGCGCCGGGTGCCCCGCACCGACACGTTGCTCGCCGACCCGCGGCTGGCCGCGGCCACCGCGACGCTCGGGCGGGACCGGGTGAAGGCGGTCGTCAGCCGGGCGCAGGAGCAGGCGCGCCGCGGCGAGATCGGCCCCGACGAGGTCCGTGATGCGGCCGTCGCCGCGCTACCCGCGCCAGGCCCCCGCGCGGTGCTCAACGCCACAGGTGTCGTGCTGCACACCAACCTGGGTCGGGCGCCGTTGTCGCCCACCGCTGTCGCCGCGGTCGTGGCCGCCGCCGGGCACACCGATGTGGAGCTGGACCTGAGCACCGGGCGGCGGGCCCGCCGCGGCCGCGACGCGCTCGACGCGCTGGCCGCTGCCGTACCGGACGCGGGCGCGGTGCACGTGGTCAACAACGGCGCGGCCGCCCTGGTGCTGGCCGCCACCGCGCTGGCCGCCGGCCGGGAGATCGTGGTCAGCCGGGGCGAGCTGGTCGAGATCGGCGACGGTTTCCGCCTGCCGGACCTGCTGGAGAGCACCGGCGCCCGGCTGCGGGAGGTGGGCACCACCAACCGCACCTCCCTCGCCGACTACGCCGCCGCGCTCGGCCCGCGGACCGGCTTCGTGCTCAAGGTGCACCCGTCGAACTTCCAGGTCACCGGCTTCACCTCGGCCACCCCGGTACGGCAGCTGGCCACCCTGGGCGTGCCGGTGGTCGCCGACATCGGCTCGGGGCTGCTCGCTCCGGATCCACTGCTGCCCGACGAGCCCGACGCGGCCGGCACCCTGCGCGCCGGCGCGACGCTTGTCACCGCCAGCGGTGACAAGCTGCTCGGCGGTCCGCAGGCGGGGCTGCTGCTCGGCGACGCCGAGCTGGTCGACCGGCTGCGCCGCCATCCGCTGGCCCGGGCGCTGCGCGTGGACAAACTCACCCTGGCCGCGCTGGCCGCCACCCTGCAGAGCCCCGACACGCCCACCCGGACCGCGCTGCACGCCGATCCGGGCGTCCTGCGTGAGCGGGTGGAGCGGCTGCGCGACCGTCTCGGCGCGGACGGCCGCAAGGCGGAGGTGGTGCCGGCCGTCGCCGTGGTCGGCGGCGGCGGCGCCCCCGGGGTGGAGCTGGACTCCTGGGCGCTGAGCCTGCCCGAGCGGTACGCCGCGCCGCTGCGCACCGGCGAGCAGCCGGTGCTCGGCCGGGTGGTGCGGGGCCGGCTCCTGCTCGACCTGCGCTGCGTACCCGCCGCGGATGACGAGGCGGTCCGGGCAGCCGTGCTGCGCGTACCCGGAGACGATTGACCGTGTTCGTCGTCGCCACCGCCGGGCACGTCGACCACGGCAAGTCGACCCTGGTCCGCGCGTTGACCGGAATGGAGCCCGACCGGTGGGCCGAGGAACGCCGCCGGGGAATGACCATCGACCTGGGCTTCGCCTGGACGACCCTGCCGTCCGGCGGCACTGTCGCGTTCGTCGACGTACCCGGGCACGAACGGTTCGTGCCGAACATGCTCGCCGGGGTCGGCCCGGTGCCGGCGGCGCTGATCGTGGTCGCCGCCGACGAGGGGTGGATGCCGCAGTCCGCCGAGCACCTGGCGGCGCTGGACGCGCTCGGTGTCGCGTACGGCCTGCTGGCGGTGACCCGCGCGGACCTGGCCGATCCGGGTCCCGCGGCGGCCCGGGCCCGGGCCGAGATCGCGGCGACGAGTCTCGGCACGGTGGAGACGGTGGCGGTCAGCGGGCTGACCGGCGCCGGCCTGCCGGAGCTGCGCGCCGCCCTGGACCGGCTCGCCGCCGGCCTGCCGGCCCCCATCGTGGACGATCCGGTCCGGCTGTGGGTCGATCGCAGCTTCACCGTGCGGGGCAGCGGCACAGTGGTCACCGGCACCCTCGGCGCCGGCCGGTTGCGGGTCGGCGACGAGTTGGAGTTGGCCGGCAGCGACGAACGGGTCCGGGTACGCGGCCTGCACTCGCTCGGTCAGGCCCGGTCCGAGGTGGCGGCGGTGGGCCGGGTGGCTGTCAACCTGCGCGGTACGCCCCGTGACCGGCTCGGCCGCGGCGACGCGTTGCTCGCCCCGGGCCGGTTCCACCGCAGCGACCTCATTGACGTCCGGCTCACCGGCGACCCGGCAGGTGATCTGCCGGCCACCCTCACCCTGCATGTGGGGTCGGCGGCGGTGCCGGTACGGGTCCGCCCGCTCGGCGCGGACACCGTGCGGCTCCGGCTGGCCCGCCCGCTGCCGCTGCTGGTCGGCGACCGGGCGCTGCTGCGCGATCCGGGCCGGCACCACGTGGCCGGTGGGGTGCGGGTGCTGGACGTGGCCCCGCCGCCGTTGGCCCGCCGGGGCGCCGCCGCCGCCCGCGCCAAGGTCCTCGCCGACCTGGACGGCCGACCCGACCTGGCCGGCGAACTGCGCCGCCGCCGTCTGGTCCGGGCCGGCACGCTGGTCCGGATGGGCGTACCGGTGCACGCCGCCCCGGTGGCGGGTGACTGGCTGGCCGATCCCGGGCACTGGCGGCGGCTCGGCGACCAGTTGACCGAGGAGGTCGCCCGGTACGCCCGGGAGCATCCGCTGGAGCCGGGAATGCCGGTGGACGCCCTGCGCCAGCGTCTCGCCCTGCCTGACCGGGTGCTCGTCGAGGCGCTGGTCCGGCCGCCGCTGCGGATCCACGCCGGCCGGGTCGGCGCGGCGAGCGCCGGCGTACTGCCC
Above is a window of Micromonospora coriariae DNA encoding:
- the selA gene encoding L-seryl-tRNA(Sec) selenium transferase: MGDGPVDPRRRVPRTDTLLADPRLAAATATLGRDRVKAVVSRAQEQARRGEIGPDEVRDAAVAALPAPGPRAVLNATGVVLHTNLGRAPLSPTAVAAVVAAAGHTDVELDLSTGRRARRGRDALDALAAAVPDAGAVHVVNNGAAALVLAATALAAGREIVVSRGELVEIGDGFRLPDLLESTGARLREVGTTNRTSLADYAAALGPRTGFVLKVHPSNFQVTGFTSATPVRQLATLGVPVVADIGSGLLAPDPLLPDEPDAAGTLRAGATLVTASGDKLLGGPQAGLLLGDAELVDRLRRHPLARALRVDKLTLAALAATLQSPDTPTRTALHADPGVLRERVERLRDRLGADGRKAEVVPAVAVVGGGGAPGVELDSWALSLPERYAAPLRTGEQPVLGRVVRGRLLLDLRCVPAADDEAVRAAVLRVPGDD
- the selB gene encoding selenocysteine-specific translation elongation factor codes for the protein MFVVATAGHVDHGKSTLVRALTGMEPDRWAEERRRGMTIDLGFAWTTLPSGGTVAFVDVPGHERFVPNMLAGVGPVPAALIVVAADEGWMPQSAEHLAALDALGVAYGLLAVTRADLADPGPAAARARAEIAATSLGTVETVAVSGLTGAGLPELRAALDRLAAGLPAPIVDDPVRLWVDRSFTVRGSGTVVTGTLGAGRLRVGDELELAGSDERVRVRGLHSLGQARSEVAAVGRVAVNLRGTPRDRLGRGDALLAPGRFHRSDLIDVRLTGDPAGDLPATLTLHVGSAAVPVRVRPLGADTVRLRLARPLPLLVGDRALLRDPGRHHVAGGVRVLDVAPPPLARRGAAAARAKVLADLDGRPDLAGELRRRRLVRAGTLVRMGVPVHAAPVAGDWLADPGHWRRLGDQLTEEVARYAREHPLEPGMPVDALRQRLALPDRVLVEALVRPPLRIHAGRVGAASAGVLPEPVARAVQRVRAEYADRPFRAPEADRLVDLGLGAREIGAAVRAGALLRLADSVVLLPDALDDAVRVLAGLPQPFTLSAARQALDTTRRVAVPLLELLDRRGATRRLPDDARIVVLNGDGMIEVSGPMGLPGGGAHLR